The following proteins are encoded in a genomic region of Mahella australiensis 50-1 BON:
- a CDS encoding YggT family protein, which yields MTFIRAVIVAFIYLLQIFSWLIVIEALLSWVVDPFHPIMQFIRRFTEPILDPFRRLTERMPMANLPIDISPLLAIIVIQILIAVLQGLA from the coding sequence ATGACGTTTATAAGGGCTGTGATAGTCGCTTTCATATACTTGTTACAGATATTTTCATGGCTTATAGTTATAGAGGCCCTGTTGTCATGGGTAGTGGACCCGTTTCATCCGATAATGCAGTTTATAAGGCGCTTTACCGAACCGATCCTAGATCCGTTTCGGCGATTGACAGAGCGTATGCCCATGGCTAATCTGCCTATAGACATATCGCCATTGCTGGCCATAATAGTAATACAGATATTGATCGCCGTACTGCAAGGATTAGCATAG
- a CDS encoding DivIVA domain-containing protein, producing the protein MEIDPGVLGKADILKENKGGNVMVLTPMEIHNKEFSRGFRGYSEEEVDEFLDEIVVDYERLYKENLDLKDRIAMLSDEVRHYKAIEGTLKETLLTAQKAADDVADNARKKAELIIQDAENQARAIIANANKEVVDIHKEIEDKKKQLQIFKTQFRSFLETQLELIKNETFLEQNNDGEE; encoded by the coding sequence ATGGAAATAGACCCTGGGGTACTAGGCAAGGCCGATATCTTAAAGGAGAATAAAGGAGGTAACGTTATGGTATTGACGCCTATGGAAATACATAATAAGGAATTTTCACGCGGATTTAGAGGATACAGCGAGGAAGAGGTAGACGAGTTTTTAGACGAGATCGTAGTGGATTATGAAAGACTATATAAAGAAAATCTCGACCTAAAGGACCGCATTGCTATGCTGAGCGATGAGGTGAGACATTATAAAGCAATAGAAGGCACATTAAAAGAAACCTTATTGACCGCGCAAAAGGCCGCCGATGACGTTGCCGATAATGCCCGGAAAAAGGCCGAGCTCATAATACAGGATGCTGAAAACCAGGCCAGAGCGATAATAGCCAACGCTAATAAAGAAGTGGTTGACATCCATAAGGAGATAGAGGATAAGAAAAAGCAGCTGCAAATATTCAAGACGCAATTCCGCAGCTTTTTGGAAACGCAATTGGAATTGATAAAAAATGAAACATTCTTAGAACAAAATAATGATGGTGAGGAATGA
- the thpR gene encoding RNA 2',3'-cyclic phosphodiesterase: MMRAFIAVDFDHDVKKNIVHVQQAVQNHATAGRWKQMDNFHLTLEFLGEITPGEMDRICLLMGEVAGRHVPFELCLGKIGFFKGRGVFRVVWLGIEGDQDALNALQRDVKDTLALLNFRDDNRFSPHITLGQDVKLDVPFEQLKDTVSAGKDLIYVRAFCLMDSRVIDGRRVYTPVKQFDLSGR, from the coding sequence ATGATGAGAGCGTTTATTGCTGTCGATTTTGACCATGACGTAAAAAAGAATATAGTGCATGTACAACAGGCGGTGCAAAATCATGCAACAGCCGGGCGATGGAAACAGATGGATAATTTTCATCTGACATTGGAGTTTTTAGGCGAGATAACGCCCGGGGAGATGGATAGGATTTGCCTTTTGATGGGTGAGGTAGCTGGAAGGCACGTTCCTTTTGAGCTGTGCCTCGGGAAGATCGGATTTTTTAAGGGCCGCGGCGTTTTTAGAGTGGTATGGCTCGGTATAGAAGGCGATCAGGATGCTTTAAATGCTTTACAGCGCGATGTGAAAGATACTTTAGCACTTTTGAACTTCAGGGATGACAATCGGTTTTCGCCACATATAACGCTGGGACAGGATGTAAAGCTGGATGTGCCGTTTGAGCAGTTAAAGGATACTGTCAGTGCAGGGAAGGACCTTATATACGTAAGAGCGTTCTGTCTTATGGATAGCCGCGTTATAGACGGCCGACGCGTATATACGCCGGTAAAGCAATTTGATTTATCTGGAAGGTGA
- a CDS encoding cell division protein SepF: MANGVFSKILNIMGLEDDIIDEEEEFNGAYEEETAYEQPKKKAKVVNIHSAAYAKIMLCQPYSYDDAQTVIDHLKNRRPVVLNLEALDGAMAQRILDFTSGAAYALDGNVQKVSKSIFIVVPSNIELSGNILNSTEDDNFYTSFFDSNDDIGGHR, from the coding sequence ATGGCTAACGGCGTATTTTCAAAAATACTGAATATTATGGGGCTGGAAGATGATATAATAGATGAAGAAGAGGAATTTAATGGTGCATATGAGGAGGAAACTGCATATGAGCAGCCAAAAAAGAAGGCCAAAGTTGTGAATATACACAGTGCTGCTTATGCTAAGATAATGTTGTGCCAGCCATACTCATATGACGATGCCCAAACGGTTATAGACCATCTAAAAAATCGCCGGCCAGTGGTGCTGAATCTGGAAGCGTTGGACGGCGCTATGGCACAGCGTATACTGGATTTTACCAGCGGTGCAGCCTATGCACTGGATGGCAATGTGCAGAAGGTTTCGAAAAGTATATTCATAGTAGTACCGAGCAATATAGAGCTAAGCGGCAATATATTGAATAGCACCGAGGATGATAATTTTTATACATCATTTTTTGATAGTAACGACGACATAGGAGGGCATAGATGA
- a CDS encoding Gfo/Idh/MocA family protein, with protein MMKIKIGLYGTNGHQIHKMLENHPYAQLVATAAFDLSLLPPALRDSTLIKHYITLDEMLGDKEVELVSLCSPRRRDQASEAIRCLEAGKHVYAEKPCAMTEEDLDAIIDAAHRTGMEFHEMAGTAFEQPYYTMRSIVQDGTIGTVVQVFAQKSYPYHDGRPQDEDIDGGLICQNAVHAFRFIEHVACRKIKNIYAIETGLGNPRNGGLKMAVSFMAALDNGGVASIIANYLNPKGFGLWGNEHLRIFGTKGFIEATDGGTKTRLIIGDKDFGRIDATKPVKNYFDMYIDSLLGRDSMPLTLDNELHPTRMVIRAKKGAISNK; from the coding sequence ATGATGAAAATTAAGATCGGGCTTTATGGTACTAATGGGCATCAGATTCATAAAATGCTGGAAAATCATCCTTATGCACAGCTAGTTGCAACTGCAGCATTTGATCTATCGCTGTTGCCGCCTGCACTTCGAGACTCAACGCTGATAAAACATTATATCACGCTCGACGAAATGCTTGGAGATAAAGAAGTCGAACTGGTTTCATTGTGTTCACCGAGGCGCCGAGATCAGGCATCCGAGGCCATACGGTGCCTTGAGGCGGGCAAACACGTATATGCCGAAAAACCATGCGCGATGACCGAAGAAGACCTGGATGCTATCATCGATGCGGCGCACAGGACTGGGATGGAATTCCACGAGATGGCGGGTACAGCTTTTGAACAACCGTATTATACTATGCGAAGTATCGTCCAGGACGGGACTATCGGGACTGTCGTACAGGTATTTGCTCAGAAATCATACCCATATCATGACGGCCGCCCGCAGGATGAAGATATCGACGGAGGTCTGATCTGTCAAAATGCGGTTCATGCTTTCCGTTTTATCGAACACGTCGCCTGCCGGAAGATAAAAAACATATATGCTATTGAAACGGGGCTTGGCAATCCTCGAAACGGTGGTTTGAAGATGGCGGTATCGTTCATGGCCGCACTGGATAATGGCGGCGTTGCCAGCATAATAGCAAATTACCTCAATCCGAAAGGGTTTGGACTATGGGGTAACGAGCACTTGAGGATTTTTGGCACAAAGGGTTTTATAGAGGCTACTGACGGCGGAACCAAGACGCGCCTTATAATAGGGGATAAGGATTTTGGCAGGATCGATGCTACTAAACCTGTAAAGAATTATTTTGATATGTATATAGATTCGCTTTTAGGAAGAGATAGCATGCCATTAACGCTCGACAACGAGTTGCATCCGACGCGAATGGTTATCAGAGCAAAAAAAGGAGCAATTTCTAACAAATAG
- a CDS encoding YggS family pyridoxal phosphate-dependent enzyme, producing the protein MYEYIASNIDRVKERIKKAAERSGRSVDDIVLIAVTKTVDVERIKAAVNYGIKDLGENRVQELTAKYPYISDDVRWHMIGRLQTNKVKYIIDRVSLIHSVDSLKLLKEIDKRSEIANRMMDILIEVNVAGEASKGGVAVEDVIDFVKQSAVFENIRIKGLMTVAPQTDDPEIVRPYFAQMKELSFKIEKLKLDNVEMKYLSMGMSGDFEVAIEEGSNMVRIGTAIFGERPINT; encoded by the coding sequence TTGTATGAATACATAGCCTCAAATATAGATCGTGTAAAGGAGCGCATAAAGAAAGCGGCTGAACGTTCTGGACGCTCGGTTGATGATATAGTGCTCATAGCTGTCACAAAGACGGTTGATGTGGAGCGTATCAAAGCGGCAGTGAATTATGGCATAAAGGACCTGGGGGAGAATCGTGTGCAGGAATTGACGGCGAAGTATCCTTATATTTCGGATGATGTGCGCTGGCATATGATAGGTCGCTTGCAGACAAACAAAGTGAAATATATAATAGACAGGGTATCGCTTATACATTCGGTGGATAGCCTCAAGCTGCTAAAGGAAATAGATAAGCGCTCCGAAATAGCAAATAGAATGATGGATATACTTATAGAAGTCAACGTTGCCGGCGAAGCGTCCAAGGGCGGTGTGGCGGTAGAAGATGTTATCGATTTTGTAAAGCAGAGTGCGGTTTTTGAGAATATAAGAATAAAAGGGTTAATGACCGTAGCGCCGCAAACAGATGATCCCGAAATTGTAAGGCCGTATTTCGCACAGATGAAAGAATTGAGCTTTAAGATAGAAAAACTAAAACTAGACAATGTGGAAATGAAGTATCTTTCCATGGGCATGAGCGGAGACTTTGAGGTAGCGATAGAAGAAGGTTCCAATATGGTCAGGATTGGAACGGCTATATTCGGCGAAAGGCCGATAAATACATGA